DNA from Algisphaera agarilytica:
GATCTCTTCCAAGTGCGGCGTCGCCGACGAGCAGGGCCTACTCACCGGCGACGCCTACGTCGCCAAACTCGAAGCCAGCCTCCAACGACTCGAAACCGACTACGTCGACATCTACCACCTCCACGGCCTGCAGCCCACGCACTGCGACCACGCGCTGCAAGAGATCGTCCCCGCCCTGCAACGCGCGAAGGAACAGGGCAAGCTGCGCCACCTCGCCGTGAGCGAAGCGTTCGAGACCGACCGCGGGCACAAGACCCTGAAGCGCGTGCTGGACGCCGACGTGTTCGACGTGATGATGGTGGGGTTCAACCCGCTCAACCCCTCGGCCCGCCGCGACGTGTTTCCCGCCACCCTAAAGCAAGGCGTGGGCACGCTCGGCATGTTTGCCGTCCGCCAAGCACTCACGCGACCTGAACGCCTGCGCGAAGTGGTCGCCGAGCTGATCGAAGCGGGGAAGATCGACCCGCAGACCGTCGACCACGACGACCCGCTGGGCTTCCTCGGCGATGTCACCGACGCGGGCTACCGCTTCTCCGCCCACGAACCCGGGCTCGACGTCGTGCTCTTCGGCACAGGCA
Protein-coding regions in this window:
- a CDS encoding aldo/keto reductase; this encodes MKTTTLGRTGLEVSIAGLGCGGHSRLGISYGKDFDHAVGVLRRAIELGVNFIDTATNYQTEPHVARAIAEVPRDSVVISSKCGVADEQGLLTGDAYVAKLEASLQRLETDYVDIYHLHGLQPTHCDHALQEIVPALQRAKEQGKLRHLAVSEAFETDRGHKTLKRVLDADVFDVMMVGFNPLNPSARRDVFPATLKQGVGTLGMFAVRQALTRPERLREVVAELIEAGKIDPQTVDHDDPLGFLGDVTDAGYRFSAHEPGLDVVLFGTGNPEHLETNLQSINADPLPAEQHAKLTELFGQLDTHSGN